From the Anopheles coustani chromosome X, idAnoCousDA_361_x.2, whole genome shotgun sequence genome, one window contains:
- the LOC131268607 gene encoding armadillo segment polarity protein isoform X1, with protein MSYQMPQNRTMSHNPYQPSDMPMPSAKEQTLMWQQNSYLGDSGIHSGAVTQVPSLSGKDDDMEDDPLMFDMDQGFSQNFTQDQVDDMNQQLSQTRSQRVRAAMFPETLEEGIEIPSTQFDPQQPTAVQRLAEPSQMLKHAVVNLINYQDDADLATRAIPELIKLLNDEDQVVVSQAAMMVHQLSKKEASRHAIMNSPQMVAALVRALSNSNDLETTKGAVGTLHNLSHHRQGLLAIFKSGGIPALVKLLSSPVESVLFYAITTLHNLLLHQDGSKMAVRLAGGLQKMVALLQRNNVKFLAIVTDCLQILAYGNQESKLIILASTGPSELVRIMRSYDYEKLLWTTSRVLKVLSVCSSNKPAIVEAGGMQALAMHLGNPSQRLVQNCLWTLRNLSDAATKVDGLETLLSGLVTVLGSSDVNVVTCAAGILSNLTCNNQRNKVTVCQVGGVEALVGTIINAGDREEITEPAVCALRHLTSRHPESEAAQNVVRNGYGLPVIVKLLNPPSRWPLIKAVIGLIRNLALCPANAAPLREHGAIHLLVRLLFKAFQDTQRQRASVATNGSQPPGAYADGVRMEEIVEGTVGALHILAKEEYNRQVIRSQNVIPIFVQLLFYNDIENIQRVAAGVLCELAVDKEVAEMIEAEGATAPLTELLNSANEGVATYAAAVLFKMSEDKSMDYKKRFSSELTTLPVFRDDSMWNNGELGIGPDLQDILSPEQAYEGLYGQGPASVHSSHGGRAFQQGYDTLPIDSMQGLEIGGGGGSSVGNGGPAGNGLGNQQQQQQQQQQQQQQQQQQQQQQHQQQQSVGSGAGGSVVMGGGASGMSSSGQPTSPYGMDMDVGEMDASELTFDHLDVMPSPPQDNNQVAAWYDTDL; from the exons ATGAGCTATCAGATGCCGcaaaatagaacaa TGTCGCACAATCCGTATCAACCGTCGGACATGCCGATGCCGTCGGCCAAGGAGCAAACCCTGATGTGGCAGCAAAACTCCTACCTCGGTGACTCGGGCATCCACTCGGGTGCGGTGACGCAGGTGCCGTCGCTGAGCGGCAAGGACGACGACATGGAGGACGACCCGCTGATGTTCGACATGGACCAGGGCTTCTCGCAGAACTTCACCCAGGACCAGGTGGACGACATGAATCAGCAGCTGAGCCAGACGCGCTCGCAGCGCGTCCGGGCCGCCATGTTCCCGGAGACGCTGGAGGAGGGGATCGAGATCCCGTCGACGCAGTTCGACCCGCAGCAGCCGACCGCGGTCCAGCGGCTGGCCGAGCCGTCCCAGATGCTCAAGCACGCGGTGGTCAACCTGATTAACTACCAGGACGACGCGGACCTGGCGACGCGCGCCATCCCCGAGCTGATCAAGCTGCTGAACGACGAGGACCAGGTGGTGGTGTCGCAGGCCGCCATGATGGTGCACCAGCTGTCGAAGAAGGAGGCGTCCCGGCACGCGATCATGAACAGCCCGCAGATGGTGGCCGCGCTCGTGCGCGCCCTCTCCAACTCGAACGACCTCGAGACGACCAAGGGGGCGGTCGGCACGCTGCACAACTTGTCGCACCACCGGCAGGGTCTGCTGGCGATCTTCAAGTCGGGCGGCATCCCGGCGCTGGTGAAGCTGCTGTCGTCGCCGGTCGAGTCGGTGCTGTTCTACGCGATCACCACGCTGCACAACCTGCTGCTGCACCAGGACGGCAGCAAGATGGCGGTCCGGCTGGCGGGCGGGCTGCAGAAGATGGTCGCGCTGCTGCAGCGCAACAACGTCAAGTTTCTCGCTATCGTCACCGACTGCCTGCAGATCCTGGCGTACGGCAACCAGGAGAGCAAGCTGATCATCCTGGCGTCGACCGGGCCGAGCGAGCTGGTGCGCATCATGCGCTCCTACGACTACGAGAAGCTGCTGTGGACGACGTCGCGCGTGCTGAAGGTGCTGTCCGTCTGCTCCAGCAACAAGCCGGCCATCGTCGAGGCGGGCGGCATGCAGGCGCTCGCGATGCACCTCGGCAATCCGTCGCAGCGCCTGGTGCAGAACTGCCTCTGGACGCTGCGCAACCTCTCCGACGCGGCCACCAAGGTCGACGGGCTGGAGACGCTGCTGTCCGGGCTGGTTACCGTGCTCGGCTCGTCCGACGTCAACGTCGTGACGTGCGCCGCCGGCATCCTCTCCAACCTGACGTGCAACAACCAGCGCAACAAGGTGACCGTCTGCCAGGTCGGTGGCGTCGAGGCGCTCGTCGGCACGATCATCAACGCCGGCGACCGGGAGGAGATCACCGAGCCGGCCGTGTGCGCCCTGCGCCACCTGACCTCGCGCCACCCGGAGTCCGAGGCGGCCCAGAACGTCGTCCGCAACGGCTACGGCCTGCCGGTGATCGTGAAGCTGCTCAATCCGCCGTCGCGCTGGCCGCTCATCAAGGCCGTCATCGGCCTGATCCGCAATCTGGCCCTGTGCCCGGCCAACGCGGCCCCACTGCGCGAGCACGGCGCCATCCATCTGCTCGTGCGGCTGCTGTTCAAGGCATTCCAGGACACGCAACGG CAACGCGCATCAGTTGCCACGAACGGCTCGCAGCCGCCGGGTGCGTACGCCGACGGAGTACGCATGGAGGAGATCGTCGAGGGTACGGTCGGTGCGCTGCACATTCTCGCCAAGGAAGAGTACAACCGGCAAGTGATCCGCTCGCAGAACGTCATCCCGATCTTTGTGCAGCTGCTGTTCtacaacgacatcgaaaacaTTCAG CGTGTCGCCGCCGGTGTGCTGTGCGAGCTGGCCGTCGACAAGGAGGTGGCGGAGATGATTGAGGCCGAGGGTGCCACCGCACCGCTGACCGAGCTGCTCAACTCGGCCAACGAGGGCGTCGCCACGTACGCCGCCGCCGTCCTCTTCAAGATGAGCGAGGACAAATCGATGGACTACAAGAAGCGCTTCTCCAGCGAACTGACCACCCTGCCCGTGTTCCGGGACGACAGCATGTGGAACAATGGCGAGCTCGGCATCGGTCCGGACCTGCAG gacATTCTGTCCCCCGAGCAAGCCTACGAGGGTCTCTACGGACAGGGGCCCGCGAGCGTGCACAGCTCGCACGGAGGTCGTGCATTCCAGCAAG GGTACGACACTCTTCCGATAGATTCAATGCAGGGGCTTGAgatcggcggtggtggtggcagcaGCGTCGGCAACGGTGGTCCGGCCGGCAACGGGCTCggcaaccagcagcagcagcagcagcaacagcagcagcagcagcagcagcagcaacagcaacagcagcagcaacaccagcagcagcagtcggtCGGTAGCGGCGCGGGTGGTTCGGTGGTGATGGGCGGTGGAGCCAGCGGTATGTCCTCGTCCGGCCAGCCCACCTCCCCGTACGGCATGGACATGGACGTCGGCGAGATGGACGCGAGCGAGCTGACGTTCGACCATCTGGACGTGATGCCGTCGCCGCCGCAGGACAACAACCAGGTCGCCGCCTGGTACGACACCGATCTCTAA
- the LOC131268607 gene encoding armadillo segment polarity protein isoform X2: MNYLPSANKLSHNPYQPSDMPMPSAKEQTLMWQQNSYLGDSGIHSGAVTQVPSLSGKDDDMEDDPLMFDMDQGFSQNFTQDQVDDMNQQLSQTRSQRVRAAMFPETLEEGIEIPSTQFDPQQPTAVQRLAEPSQMLKHAVVNLINYQDDADLATRAIPELIKLLNDEDQVVVSQAAMMVHQLSKKEASRHAIMNSPQMVAALVRALSNSNDLETTKGAVGTLHNLSHHRQGLLAIFKSGGIPALVKLLSSPVESVLFYAITTLHNLLLHQDGSKMAVRLAGGLQKMVALLQRNNVKFLAIVTDCLQILAYGNQESKLIILASTGPSELVRIMRSYDYEKLLWTTSRVLKVLSVCSSNKPAIVEAGGMQALAMHLGNPSQRLVQNCLWTLRNLSDAATKVDGLETLLSGLVTVLGSSDVNVVTCAAGILSNLTCNNQRNKVTVCQVGGVEALVGTIINAGDREEITEPAVCALRHLTSRHPESEAAQNVVRNGYGLPVIVKLLNPPSRWPLIKAVIGLIRNLALCPANAAPLREHGAIHLLVRLLFKAFQDTQRQRASVATNGSQPPGAYADGVRMEEIVEGTVGALHILAKEEYNRQVIRSQNVIPIFVQLLFYNDIENIQRVAAGVLCELAVDKEVAEMIEAEGATAPLTELLNSANEGVATYAAAVLFKMSEDKSMDYKKRFSSELTTLPVFRDDSMWNNGELGIGPDLQDILSPEQAYEGLYGQGPASVHSSHGGRAFQQGYDTLPIDSMQGLEIGGGGGSSVGNGGPAGNGGAGGSVVMGGGASGMSSSGQPTSPYGMDMDVGEMDASELTFDHLDVMPSPPQDNNQVAAWYDTDL, from the exons ATGAATTATTTGCCGAGCGCCAACAAAC TGTCGCACAATCCGTATCAACCGTCGGACATGCCGATGCCGTCGGCCAAGGAGCAAACCCTGATGTGGCAGCAAAACTCCTACCTCGGTGACTCGGGCATCCACTCGGGTGCGGTGACGCAGGTGCCGTCGCTGAGCGGCAAGGACGACGACATGGAGGACGACCCGCTGATGTTCGACATGGACCAGGGCTTCTCGCAGAACTTCACCCAGGACCAGGTGGACGACATGAATCAGCAGCTGAGCCAGACGCGCTCGCAGCGCGTCCGGGCCGCCATGTTCCCGGAGACGCTGGAGGAGGGGATCGAGATCCCGTCGACGCAGTTCGACCCGCAGCAGCCGACCGCGGTCCAGCGGCTGGCCGAGCCGTCCCAGATGCTCAAGCACGCGGTGGTCAACCTGATTAACTACCAGGACGACGCGGACCTGGCGACGCGCGCCATCCCCGAGCTGATCAAGCTGCTGAACGACGAGGACCAGGTGGTGGTGTCGCAGGCCGCCATGATGGTGCACCAGCTGTCGAAGAAGGAGGCGTCCCGGCACGCGATCATGAACAGCCCGCAGATGGTGGCCGCGCTCGTGCGCGCCCTCTCCAACTCGAACGACCTCGAGACGACCAAGGGGGCGGTCGGCACGCTGCACAACTTGTCGCACCACCGGCAGGGTCTGCTGGCGATCTTCAAGTCGGGCGGCATCCCGGCGCTGGTGAAGCTGCTGTCGTCGCCGGTCGAGTCGGTGCTGTTCTACGCGATCACCACGCTGCACAACCTGCTGCTGCACCAGGACGGCAGCAAGATGGCGGTCCGGCTGGCGGGCGGGCTGCAGAAGATGGTCGCGCTGCTGCAGCGCAACAACGTCAAGTTTCTCGCTATCGTCACCGACTGCCTGCAGATCCTGGCGTACGGCAACCAGGAGAGCAAGCTGATCATCCTGGCGTCGACCGGGCCGAGCGAGCTGGTGCGCATCATGCGCTCCTACGACTACGAGAAGCTGCTGTGGACGACGTCGCGCGTGCTGAAGGTGCTGTCCGTCTGCTCCAGCAACAAGCCGGCCATCGTCGAGGCGGGCGGCATGCAGGCGCTCGCGATGCACCTCGGCAATCCGTCGCAGCGCCTGGTGCAGAACTGCCTCTGGACGCTGCGCAACCTCTCCGACGCGGCCACCAAGGTCGACGGGCTGGAGACGCTGCTGTCCGGGCTGGTTACCGTGCTCGGCTCGTCCGACGTCAACGTCGTGACGTGCGCCGCCGGCATCCTCTCCAACCTGACGTGCAACAACCAGCGCAACAAGGTGACCGTCTGCCAGGTCGGTGGCGTCGAGGCGCTCGTCGGCACGATCATCAACGCCGGCGACCGGGAGGAGATCACCGAGCCGGCCGTGTGCGCCCTGCGCCACCTGACCTCGCGCCACCCGGAGTCCGAGGCGGCCCAGAACGTCGTCCGCAACGGCTACGGCCTGCCGGTGATCGTGAAGCTGCTCAATCCGCCGTCGCGCTGGCCGCTCATCAAGGCCGTCATCGGCCTGATCCGCAATCTGGCCCTGTGCCCGGCCAACGCGGCCCCACTGCGCGAGCACGGCGCCATCCATCTGCTCGTGCGGCTGCTGTTCAAGGCATTCCAGGACACGCAACGG CAACGCGCATCAGTTGCCACGAACGGCTCGCAGCCGCCGGGTGCGTACGCCGACGGAGTACGCATGGAGGAGATCGTCGAGGGTACGGTCGGTGCGCTGCACATTCTCGCCAAGGAAGAGTACAACCGGCAAGTGATCCGCTCGCAGAACGTCATCCCGATCTTTGTGCAGCTGCTGTTCtacaacgacatcgaaaacaTTCAG CGTGTCGCCGCCGGTGTGCTGTGCGAGCTGGCCGTCGACAAGGAGGTGGCGGAGATGATTGAGGCCGAGGGTGCCACCGCACCGCTGACCGAGCTGCTCAACTCGGCCAACGAGGGCGTCGCCACGTACGCCGCCGCCGTCCTCTTCAAGATGAGCGAGGACAAATCGATGGACTACAAGAAGCGCTTCTCCAGCGAACTGACCACCCTGCCCGTGTTCCGGGACGACAGCATGTGGAACAATGGCGAGCTCGGCATCGGTCCGGACCTGCAG gacATTCTGTCCCCCGAGCAAGCCTACGAGGGTCTCTACGGACAGGGGCCCGCGAGCGTGCACAGCTCGCACGGAGGTCGTGCATTCCAGCAAG GGTACGACACTCTTCCGATAGATTCAATGCAGGGGCTTGAgatcggcggtggtggtggcagcaGCGTCGGCAACGGTGGTCCGGCCGGCAACGG CGGCGCGGGTGGTTCGGTGGTGATGGGCGGTGGAGCCAGCGGTATGTCCTCGTCCGGCCAGCCCACCTCCCCGTACGGCATGGACATGGACGTCGGCGAGATGGACGCGAGCGAGCTGACGTTCGACCATCTGGACGTGATGCCGTCGCCGCCGCAGGACAACAACCAGGTCGCCGCCTGGTACGACACCGATCTCTAA
- the LOC131269196 gene encoding uncharacterized protein LOC131269196: MSSETTEKGVEVEANEVDYKSQKREQMERRQRRNEDLARFILSRSSIYLTRINKALSQMAARYRLQEIAQAIFTSLQEYPLLALGVAIVIFTFTLPFLVFIFFTMTTAVMAFTGFVLIEGALITAASVMLVSLLIGVFLMVAIIGMIFLTGYYSMSRMYEYTNKFNLENVREYLREM, from the exons ATGTCTTCAGAAACCACCGAAAAAGGCGTTGAAGTAGAG GCCAATGAAGTCGACTATAAAAGCCAGAAACGAGAACAAATGGAAAGGCGTCAGAGGAGAAATGAGGATCTGGCTCGATTCATTCTAAGCCGCTCTTCAATCTATC TCACCCGGATCAACAAAGCACTGTCGCAAATGGCTGCTCGATATAGACTGCAGGAAATTGCACAGGCAATTTTCACCAGCCTTCAGGAGTATCCCCTATTGGCACTTGGCGTTGCGATTGTGATCTTCACCTTCACCCTTCCGTTTCTGGTGTTTATCTTCTTCACCATGACCACAGCTGTAATGGCATTCACCGGATTCGTGCTGATTGAAGGTGCCCTCATCACTGCGGCCTCGGTTATGCTCGTAAGTTTGCTCATCGGTGTTTTTCTAATGGTGGCCATCATAGGCATGATCTTTCTTACCGGCTACTATAGCATGTCACGCATGTACGAATACACTAACAAATTTAACTTGGAAAATGTTCGCGAATATTTACGCGAAATGTAG
- the LOC131269188 gene encoding tubulin-folding cofactor B-like: protein MAPTESAQRSETVTINISNSHNDVISFERKYSRGMTIAELKGKLETITGGCAGTMKLELYSGSRLVCKLDDDSQSLANFPIEDGMRIHVTDNFQFIQENVAKFELSQEEYDKKADSLRSFLKKNKLGKYNEEEMSKLEEDRKRQEEEEEKKVSETAIGARCRVTTKGQPTRLGTIMYKGSLDSKQGKFFGVKFDEPLGVNDGSVNGKRYFECGPKYGSFVAVKAVEVGDFPPEEFSLEDEL, encoded by the exons ATGGCTCCTACCGAATCGGCTCAAAGATCTGAAACAGTCACAATCAACATTTCAAATTCGCACAACGATGTGATTTCCTTCGAGCGGAAGTATAGTCGGGGGATGACGATAGCCGAGCTTAAG GGCAAACTAGAAACGATCACAGGAGGATGCGCTGGTACGATGAAGCTGGAGCTGTATAGTGGTTCCCGATTGGTGTGCAAGCTGGATGACGACAGCCAATCGCTCGCAAATTTTCCAATAGAGGACGGCATGCGAATTCACGTTACTGACAACTTTCAGTTCATCCAAGAGAATGTGGCCAAATTTGAGCTGTCGCAGGAGGAATACGACAAAAAGGCGGACAGTTTGAGAAGTTTtcttaagaaaaacaaactcggCAAGTACAACGAGGAAGAAATGAGCAAGCTGGAAGAGGATCGCAAAcggcaggaggaggaggaagagaaaaaagtcTCAGAGACGGCCATCGGGGCGCGCTGCCGTGTTACAACCAAGGGTCAACCGACGCGTCTCGGTACGATCATGTACAAAGGATCACTCGACAGCAAGCAGGGAAAGTTTTTCGGCGTCAAGTTTGATGAGCCGCTTGGGGTTAACGATGGCAGTGTTAATGGCAAACGGTACTTTGAATGCGGTCCCAAGTACGGCAGCTTCGTAGCTGTGAAAGCGGTAGAAGTAGGCGATTTTCCACCAGAAGAATTTTCCCTGGAGGACGAGCTGTAA
- the LOC131269014 gene encoding retinol dehydrogenase 13 — MEEIKTALAEADPFASWWPFVLAGIVFVVGTVRTFMGGQPCPNGNTIPDRVIVVTGACGGIGRELCRELARRKAHQLVLGCRSTEKGAALKELLRREAVECRVDVLALDLRSFDSVRRFVRQVQASYRAVDVLVNCAGVIFHPPERTPDGFEPHLQCNFLSHFLLTQLLRPNLVRSQYGGGRVVNVSAHGYTAGKIANREDPLNLRLSTPVSGRDAFAHSKLAIVLATRILSHKFAAGLQGDRSNGVTVNCCSPGLVRGTGHLRHSPIMKALFAKVLTYPWMWLFMKSPVQGAQTIVRLVTDPELAGTSGEFFNDCERVELSEIAKDDELAERLYREAMKAVGLDEDAPKL; from the exons ATGGAAGAGATAAAGACGGCGCTCGCTGAGGCGGATCCTTTCGCCAGCTGGTGGCCATTTGTGTTGGCTGGGATCGTATTCGTCGTTGGCACCGTCAG AACGTTCATGGGGGGTCAGCCGTGTCCGAATGGGAACACCATCCCCGATCGTGTGATCGTTGTGACAGGGGCATGCGGTGGAATCGGGCGCGAACTGTGTCGAGAGTTAGCGCGCCGGAAAGCGCACCAGCTGGTGCTCGGTTGCCGCAGCACGGAGAAAGGTGCAGCGCTGAAAGAACTGCTGCGTCGTGAAGCGGTCGAGTGTCGGGTGGATGTCCTCGCGCTTGATCTCCGTTCGTTCGACAGTGTCCGAAGGTTCGTGCGGCAAGTACAGGCATCGTATCGGGCGGTGGATGTACTGGTCAATTGCGCCGGCGTCATATTTCATCCACCGGAACGCACGCCCGATGGTTTCGAGCCGCATCTGCAGTGCAACTTCCTATCGCACTTTCTGCTGACGCAGCTGCTCCGCCCGAACCTGGTTCGTTCGCAGTATGGTGGTGGGCGAGTGGTAAACGTGTCCGCACACGGCTATACCGCTGGCAAGATAGCGAACCGTGAGGATCCACTCAACCTGCGCCTTTCGACGCCCGTCTCCGGGCGGGATGCGTTTGCCCACTCCAAGCTTGCGATCGTGCTGGCCACTCGGATACTGTCACATAAGTTTGCGGCCGGACTTCAGGGGGACCGCTCCAACGGTGTCACCGTCAACTGCTGCTCACCGGGGCTGGTCAGGGGTACCGGTCATCTGCGCCATTCGCCCATCATGAAAGCACTGTTCGCGAAGGTGCTCACCTACCCGTGGATGTGGCTGTTCATGAAAAGTCCCGTCCAGGGGGCGCAGACAATCGTACGGCTTGTTACAGACCCCGAGCTTGCTGGAACAAGTGGGGAGTTTTTCAA CGATTGCGAGCGCGTTGAACTCTCCGAGATTGCCAAGGATGACGAGCTGGCCGAGCGGTTATACCGGGAGGCAATGAAGGCGGTCGGTCTAGATGAGGATGCGCCAAAATTGTAG